The uncultured Trichococcus sp. DNA segment GTAGCTCAGCGTCCGTCCGGTGTCGATGATGTCCTCCACGATCAACAGGTCGCGGCCGTCAACGGTCGTATCCAAGTCTTTCAGGATCTTCACATCTCCGCTTGATTCCATTCCGGCTCCGTAGCTGGAGACGTCCATGAAATCCAATTCCAGATCGCAGGCCATCGCACGCGATAAGTCGGTCATGAACATGACGGCACCTTTCAGCACGCCGATCACCAACGGATTTTTCCCTTCATATTCTTTCGTCAATTGCGCGCCCAAGTCTTTGACTACTGCGCTGATTTCCTCTTCACTGTATAATACTTCCTTGATATCAGGATGCAACATTTCTTTCACCTCAAAAATTTATTTTATGTAAATCAATCTGTAACGCGTTTGTTCATTGTCATTCTCGGACAACCAGACGGACTGGGCATAACCCGGCACCCATAAAATACGTCCCTCGCCATCAGTGACGATACAGGCTTTTCGTCTTTCTTCATCCGGAATTTTTTTATCCACAAAAAGCCGGCTCACTTTTTTTGTGAATGGCCGATCTTTGTTCATAACTATCTTGTCGCCCGTACGCCGGGAACGCACCGTAAATGGCAGTCGTGCCGAATCTTCCTTGATTCCAACGACCTGAGCATCCATCGGCAGTCCTTTTGAAAACGCATTATCGCTATGAAATAAACCTATTCTACCATGAGAAGGCAAGGTTACCCATTTATTTAGCTCCAATTCTTCAGAAAAATCAGAAAAATCGGTCTTGACTGAAGCGGGGGATAAGAAAACAAGTTTATCATACCTTTTTCTGGCCTGCCACCCTCCCACCAAAGATATTTGCTTTTGGGGAGATTGGTTTTCGATGAGGTCCATGATTGCA contains these protein-coding regions:
- the hpt gene encoding hypoxanthine phosphoribosyltransferase yields the protein MLHPDIKEVLYSEEEISAVVKDLGAQLTKEYEGKNPLVIGVLKGAVMFMTDLSRAMACDLELDFMDVSSYGAGMESSGDVKILKDLDTTVDGRDLLIVEDIIDTGRTLSYLIEIFKYRKAKSIKVVTLMDKKERRVVDLEADYIGINVPNEFVVGYGLDFNEKYRNLPYIGILKTEVYE